From the Flavobacterium galactosidilyticum genome, one window contains:
- the proS gene encoding proline--tRNA ligase, with protein sequence MSKNLTKRSEDYSKWYNELVVKADLAENSGVRGCMVIKPYGYAIWEKMQAELDRMFKETGHQNAYFPLFVPKSMFEAEEKNAEGFAKECAIVTHYRLKNDPDKPGKLMVDPNAKLEEELIVRPTSEAIIWSTYKGWVQSYRDLPLLINQWANVVRWEMRTRLFLRTAEFLWQEGHTAHATKAEAVEESEKMMNVYADFAQKFMAIPVVKGLKTETERFAGAEETYCIEALMQDGKALQAGTSHFLGQNFAKAFDVKFASAEGKQEYVWGTSWGVSTRLMGALVMTHSDDQGLVLPPNLAPIQVVIVPIYKTDEQLAAISAEVAVLTAALRKLNISVKFDDRTTQKPGFKFAEWELKGVPVRIAVGPKDLENGTFEIARRDTLTKEVVSKEAIEVYISDLLTQIQQDLFNKALDYKNSHITEVNNFDEFKSVLETKGGFVSAHWDGTAATEEKIKDLTKATIRCIPLDRVLEAGSCVFTGKSSVGRVLFAKAY encoded by the coding sequence ATGAGTAAGAACTTAACTAAGAGATCAGAAGATTATTCAAAATGGTATAACGAATTGGTTGTCAAAGCCGATTTAGCCGAAAATTCAGGAGTTAGAGGCTGTATGGTTATCAAGCCGTACGGTTATGCGATATGGGAAAAAATGCAGGCAGAATTGGATCGAATGTTTAAAGAAACTGGGCATCAAAATGCTTATTTTCCACTTTTTGTTCCTAAAAGTATGTTTGAAGCCGAGGAGAAAAATGCAGAAGGATTCGCTAAAGAATGTGCTATTGTAACGCATTATAGATTGAAGAATGATCCAGATAAACCCGGAAAATTGATGGTTGATCCTAATGCGAAATTGGAAGAGGAATTGATAGTTCGTCCTACGAGTGAAGCTATAATTTGGTCAACATATAAAGGATGGGTTCAATCGTATAGAGATTTACCTTTGTTAATCAATCAATGGGCGAATGTGGTTCGTTGGGAAATGCGTACACGTCTTTTTCTTAGAACAGCTGAATTTTTGTGGCAAGAAGGACATACTGCTCACGCTACAAAAGCAGAGGCGGTAGAGGAATCAGAGAAAATGATGAATGTATATGCTGATTTTGCTCAAAAATTTATGGCAATACCAGTTGTAAAAGGATTAAAAACAGAAACAGAACGTTTTGCTGGCGCAGAAGAAACGTATTGTATCGAGGCGTTAATGCAAGATGGGAAAGCATTACAAGCGGGAACTTCTCACTTTTTAGGTCAAAATTTCGCAAAAGCATTTGATGTGAAATTTGCTAGTGCCGAAGGGAAGCAAGAGTATGTTTGGGGAACCTCATGGGGAGTTTCTACTCGTTTGATGGGTGCTTTAGTAATGACTCATTCAGATGATCAAGGTTTAGTGCTTCCTCCAAATTTAGCTCCTATACAAGTAGTGATTGTTCCTATTTACAAAACGGATGAGCAATTGGCTGCTATCTCTGCTGAAGTAGCTGTTTTAACTGCAGCGTTGCGCAAACTAAATATTTCGGTAAAATTTGATGATAGAACTACTCAAAAACCTGGTTTTAAATTTGCAGAGTGGGAATTAAAAGGAGTTCCTGTTAGAATCGCAGTAGGTCCTAAAGATTTAGAAAACGGAACATTTGAGATTGCAAGGCGCGATACGTTGACAAAGGAGGTCGTTTCTAAAGAAGCAATTGAAGTATATATCAGTGATTTATTGACTCAAATTCAGCAAGATTTGTTTAATAAAGCACTCGATTATAAAAATTCTCATATCACTGAAGTAAATAATTTTGATGAGTTTAAATCGGTTTTAGAAACTAAAGGAGGTTTTGTGTCAGCACATTGGGATGGTACTGCAGCTACTGAAGAGAAGATTAAAGACTTGACTAAAGCAACTATAAGATGTATTCCTCTAGATAGAGTTTTAGAGGCGGGAAGCTGTGTGTTTACTGGGAAAAGTTCAGTAGGAAGAGTGTTATTTGCTAAGGCTTACTAA
- the rpsT gene encoding 30S ribosomal protein S20, with amino-acid sequence MANHKSALKRIRTSEKKRVLNRYQHKTTRNAIKALRIATDKNDATSKLSTVISMIDKLAKKNIIHDNKASNLKSKLTKLVAKL; translated from the coding sequence ATGGCAAATCATAAATCAGCTCTAAAGAGAATCAGAACTAGCGAAAAGAAGAGAGTATTAAATAGATACCAACACAAAACTACTCGTAATGCAATTAAAGCATTAAGAATAGCTACTGACAAAAATGATGCTACATCTAAATTGTCTACTGTTATTTCTATGATTGATAAATTAGCTAAAAAGAATATTATCCATGATAACAAAGCTTCTAATTTAAAATCTAAATTAACGAAACTTGTTGCTAAATTGTAA
- a CDS encoding response regulator, which translates to MLNQILCVDDDPITLMLCKKVITKASFTNEIFTFQNGQEALQYFNTIKYSNNKDKPSLKPELIFLDLNMPVMGGWEFLDHFITPEYAEFHSIKVIILSSTIDPEDQEKSKNYPMVIDFLSKPITVIMLEYLKSKLG; encoded by the coding sequence ATGCTAAACCAAATTTTATGCGTTGATGATGACCCAATAACCTTAATGCTATGCAAAAAAGTAATTACTAAAGCTTCGTTTACTAATGAAATCTTCACTTTTCAAAATGGTCAGGAAGCACTTCAATACTTCAACACCATTAAATACTCAAACAATAAAGACAAACCTTCGCTTAAACCAGAACTTATATTTTTAGACTTAAATATGCCTGTAATGGGAGGCTGGGAGTTTTTAGATCATTTTATTACTCCAGAATACGCAGAATTCCACTCTATAAAAGTTATTATACTATCCTCAACCATTGATCCAGAAGACCAGGAGAAATCAAAAAACTATCCAATGGTAATAGACTTTTTGTCAAAACCGATAACTGTAATTATGCTAGAATATTTAAAAAGCAAACTTGGTTAA
- a CDS encoding PAS domain-containing sensor histidine kinase yields the protein MKSKTNQVIITYILVSLFVVIISHKALQQNHTYNENSTFYAFIQDILFVLFTGIIFKFILSKNDQRNRITFEKLKKTNKEIKESNEKYNIVAKATSDTIWDWKIQDNSISWNKGIESVFGYSPEDVGKSSDWWFDKIHPEDSIKMSIKLYSFIEQKTENWQDQYRFRCADNTYKYVLDRGFLLKDDNGKAIRMIGAIQDITKQKEEEQRLKLLETVITQSKDSIIITEPDSENLTIPKIIYANPAFTNMSGYESDEILGKTPDIFKGPNSDEQEYFKLINAIKAKKECLIETISYKKSNEEYWVRFSMIPIYNSENQVSHWISIQRDVTEEKNQEKEKEKEQLIRELTQNNKDLKQFSYITSHNLRAPLSNLIGLLNLIEDTPNDNQELKELIGGFSKSTHLLNDTINDLAKVMIIKDNPSILKEELLLKGIFENVFCQLNSQIELYKPIIKLDFEKATTLYVNKAYIESILMNLLTNSIKYKSENRKLKISIATSQLNDAVILTFKDNGIGIDLERNKDKVFGLYQRFHNYPDSKGLGLYLVKSQVETMGGIIDIESQVNKGTIFTLIFKNKQ from the coding sequence ATGAAAAGTAAAACGAATCAGGTAATCATCACCTACATACTTGTCTCTTTGTTTGTAGTTATTATTAGTCATAAAGCACTACAGCAAAACCATACTTATAATGAAAATAGTACATTTTACGCTTTTATCCAAGACATTCTCTTTGTACTTTTTACTGGTATAATTTTCAAATTTATTCTTTCTAAGAACGACCAGAGAAACCGCATTACATTTGAAAAGCTCAAAAAAACAAATAAAGAAATTAAAGAATCTAATGAAAAATATAATATTGTAGCAAAAGCTACAAGTGACACTATATGGGATTGGAAAATACAAGACAACAGCATCTCTTGGAACAAAGGGATAGAAAGTGTTTTTGGTTATTCACCAGAAGACGTAGGAAAAAGTTCTGATTGGTGGTTCGATAAAATTCATCCTGAGGACAGCATAAAAATGTCTATAAAACTATACTCGTTCATTGAACAAAAAACAGAGAACTGGCAAGATCAATATCGTTTTAGATGCGCTGATAACACTTATAAGTATGTTTTAGATAGGGGTTTTTTATTAAAAGACGATAATGGCAAAGCCATTAGAATGATTGGTGCAATTCAAGACATCACTAAACAAAAGGAAGAAGAACAAAGACTTAAGTTACTAGAAACCGTTATTACACAATCGAAAGATTCAATAATTATAACTGAACCAGATTCGGAAAATTTAACGATTCCAAAAATAATTTACGCCAACCCTGCTTTTACCAATATGTCTGGATATGAATCTGACGAAATCTTAGGAAAAACACCAGATATCTTCAAGGGACCAAATTCCGATGAGCAGGAATACTTTAAACTAATTAATGCAATAAAAGCGAAAAAAGAATGCCTTATAGAAACCATCAGTTATAAGAAAAGCAACGAAGAATATTGGGTTCGCTTCTCAATGATTCCAATTTACAATTCGGAAAATCAGGTATCACACTGGATTTCTATACAAAGAGATGTAACCGAAGAAAAAAATCAAGAAAAAGAAAAAGAAAAAGAACAGCTAATTCGTGAATTAACCCAAAACAATAAGGATTTAAAGCAATTTTCTTATATAACTTCACATAATTTGAGAGCACCATTGTCTAATTTAATTGGACTTTTAAATTTAATTGAAGACACTCCAAACGACAATCAAGAATTAAAAGAATTAATAGGCGGATTTAGCAAATCGACACATTTATTAAATGACACTATCAATGATTTAGCAAAAGTTATGATCATTAAAGACAATCCATCCATTCTAAAAGAAGAACTTTTACTGAAAGGAATTTTTGAAAATGTCTTCTGCCAACTAAATTCTCAAATTGAATTATACAAACCAATCATTAAACTTGATTTCGAAAAAGCAACTACACTTTATGTCAACAAAGCTTATATAGAGAGCATCTTAATGAATCTATTAACAAATTCTATAAAGTACAAATCTGAAAATAGAAAACTCAAAATATCCATAGCGACAAGCCAACTGAACGACGCGGTTATTTTAACTTTTAAAGACAACGGCATAGGAATTGATTTAGAACGCAACAAAGACAAAGTGTTTGGATTATACCAACGTTTTCATAACTACCCAGACAGTAAAGGGCTTGGATTATATTTAGTAAAATCTCAGGTGGAAACTATGGGTGGAATTATCGACATCGAAAGCCAAGTCAATAAAGGAACTATATTCACATTAATATTCAAAAACAAACAATAA
- the typA gene encoding translational GTPase TypA — protein MESIRNIAIIAHVDHGKTTVVDKIMYHCQLFRDNENSGDLILDNNDLERERGITITSKNVSVQYKGTKINIIDTPGHADFGGEVERVLNMADGVCLLVDAFEGPMPQTRFVLQKALDLGLKPCVVINKVDKENCTPEEVHEKVFDLMFELGATEEQLDFPTVYGSAKNNWMSDDWKVQTENIEPLLDMVIANVPAPKVSEGTPQMLITSLDFSAFTGRIAIGRLERGVLKEGMPISLVKRDGTVSKSRIKELHTFEGLGRKKVQEVIAGDICAIVGVEGFEIGDTIADHENPEGLASIAIDEPTMSMLFTINDSPFFGKEGKFVTSRHIRERLNKELEKNLAMKLGETDSADKFMVFGRGVLHLSVLIETMRREGYELQIGQPQVIIKEIDGKKCEPIEELTIDLPENLSGRAVEFVTMRKGEMLSMETKGDRMVVKFNIPSRGIIGLRNQLLTATAGEAIMAHRFIGYEPYKGEISGRNKGSLISMEKGKAIPYSIDKLQDRGKFFVEPNAEIYEGQVIGENSRSDDMCVNVTKEKKQSNVRSSGNDEKARIIPPIIFSLEEALEYIQKDEYVEVTPKSIRLRKIYLTETDRKRFKI, from the coding sequence ATGGAATCTATAAGAAACATTGCAATTATTGCCCACGTCGATCACGGTAAAACAACAGTGGTTGACAAAATTATGTATCACTGTCAACTATTTCGTGACAATGAAAACTCAGGTGATTTAATCCTTGATAATAACGACTTAGAGCGTGAAAGAGGTATTACTATTACGTCTAAAAACGTTTCTGTTCAGTATAAAGGGACAAAAATTAATATTATTGACACTCCTGGTCACGCCGATTTTGGTGGTGAAGTAGAGCGTGTATTGAACATGGCTGATGGAGTTTGTCTACTTGTAGATGCTTTTGAAGGGCCAATGCCACAAACACGTTTTGTATTACAAAAAGCGTTAGATCTTGGTCTAAAACCTTGCGTTGTTATTAATAAAGTTGATAAAGAAAACTGTACTCCTGAAGAAGTTCATGAAAAAGTTTTTGATTTAATGTTTGAATTAGGTGCTACTGAAGAGCAATTGGATTTCCCTACTGTTTATGGTTCAGCTAAAAACAACTGGATGTCTGATGACTGGAAAGTGCAAACAGAAAATATCGAGCCATTACTAGATATGGTTATCGCTAACGTACCAGCTCCTAAAGTATCAGAAGGAACTCCACAAATGTTAATTACATCTTTAGATTTCTCTGCTTTTACAGGTCGTATCGCTATTGGTCGTCTTGAAAGAGGAGTTTTGAAAGAAGGAATGCCAATATCTTTAGTAAAAAGAGATGGTACTGTTTCAAAATCTAGAATTAAAGAATTACATACTTTTGAAGGTCTTGGACGTAAAAAAGTACAAGAAGTAATTGCTGGAGATATTTGTGCAATTGTTGGGGTTGAAGGTTTTGAAATTGGTGATACTATCGCTGATCATGAAAACCCTGAAGGATTAGCATCTATTGCTATCGACGAACCAACTATGAGTATGTTGTTTACAATTAATGATTCTCCTTTCTTTGGAAAAGAGGGTAAATTTGTAACTTCTCGTCATATTAGAGAACGTTTAAATAAAGAATTAGAGAAAAACTTAGCAATGAAATTAGGTGAAACTGATTCAGCTGATAAGTTTATGGTTTTTGGTCGTGGTGTACTTCACTTATCTGTTCTTATTGAAACAATGAGAAGAGAAGGGTATGAGTTACAAATTGGTCAGCCACAAGTTATCATCAAAGAAATTGATGGTAAAAAATGTGAGCCTATCGAGGAACTAACAATCGATTTACCAGAAAACCTTTCAGGTAGAGCGGTAGAATTTGTTACTATGCGTAAAGGTGAAATGTTGAGTATGGAAACTAAAGGTGACCGAATGGTTGTAAAATTCAATATTCCATCTCGTGGAATCATTGGATTGCGTAATCAATTGCTTACTGCTACTGCAGGTGAGGCTATTATGGCACACCGATTCATAGGGTATGAGCCTTACAAAGGAGAAATTTCTGGACGTAACAAAGGTTCATTAATCTCTATGGAAAAAGGAAAAGCTATCCCTTACTCTATTGATAAATTGCAAGATCGTGGTAAGTTTTTTGTTGAACCAAACGCTGAAATTTACGAAGGACAGGTTATTGGTGAAAACTCACGTAGCGATGATATGTGTGTTAACGTAACTAAAGAGAAAAAGCAGTCTAACGTACGTTCATCTGGAAATGATGAAAAAGCGAGAATTATTCCTCCAATTATTTTCTCTCTAGAGGAAGCATTAGAGTACATTCAAAAAGATGAATATGTTGAGGTAACTCCAAAATCTATTCGTTTGAGAAAAATCTATTTGACTGAAACTGATAGAAAAAGATTCAAAATCTAA
- a CDS encoding T9SS type B sorting domain-containing protein, with protein MKKNLLFLFAFISITCFAQLSKTHYIPPLTSNNNSAVTPQDHYIYISTPSTTIVNFKIIEIGGNIINETVSNSNAYKHYIGSGINTQLFVTSTSTGVVSNKGYIIEAEGLIFASVRTNSGNGNQAGGLLAKGNSALGKRFRAGAMLNTSNIAGLLNFFSILATENNTTITISNILPGTVLADGTIFDGPETITLNKNQSYILAIDGLSGFNLIGALIESDKNIVVNSGSFGGTNDPSNASTSGRDLGFDQIVGADKIGAEYIFIKGNGFNAIERVLLIADEDNTEIFVNGSPTAVETIEAGQKYILDGSAFTNGSLSIETSKKVFAYQSIGENSNANQNLFFVPPLNCSTPKVVDNIPDIDKIGNKFFNGTVNIVTETGATVEIDNNPIVSTPRPIAGNSNFVFYSLNSLSGNVSIKSSKQVYVSYYGTNNVATYGGYYSGFDLKPEILLETNLSVTGNCIPNITLKTNPDPDYSFQWIFNGVDIPGAISNSILPTQAGYYQVRRSILNCISTLSDKIPVSICPPDTDGDGVNNNIDIDLDNDGILNTVESTSNFINQSNTLLGTNFSGVITGDGPILGKTNWGFLSIVPAGITKSNTYSMTFTNPRSISFEYITADTATQTTSVSELANNDGDFVLRVDPSQTLTLTDPDGQLEVDTNYDGVFESGVKEFSSFEIRFRLKGTTSLLPGTGTFKIESYLAKKVEFIHYNLSDINSNKATFVIKEIITRDSDNDSITDDLDTDTDNDGIPDTIEAQGNVSVAMSNADTNKNGLDNALEPGFTPVDTDLDGVPDYLDLDSDNDGILDSVETATDFDGDGIKNYRDLDSDGDLCNDVIEAGFLDPEGDGRYASSPFTVDPNGLIIGAPYTTPNANYLIASPILITIQPQATPTCELQNTVINIVDNAETYQWELNSGSGWNNIVNDATYSGVTTNSLVLTNVKNIMNGYKYRVQLNKTGNSCKLLSDETTLITNPLPIVNNISIVQCDDDLDGLTAFNLTIKNVYISSTSNSEDFTFYKSFAGANTEDPLQLINDPLAFTNQISFNQTVWVRIENSYGCFSVAQIDLKISATSIPNTFQKTFETCDDYIDSLNDDKDGIATFDLSSVATDINNILPVGNYTINYYQNQADALSQLNGINDITNYRNSSPNSQQIWIRVDSTLDNACFGIGPYIKLIVNPKPKIDTNEDHSQDQLVCSNDPTFVVTLSAGIQDGSPATDYSYIWSKDGVVLPDTTPTIIVNAEGNYTVEVSTLLGCSSTRNIKVTASDIATITTIAIVDFTDINSVTINVTGKGLYEYSLDNPSGPYQTYNVFSNVPSGIHDVFINDINGCGTVSKTISVIGIPKFFTPNNDTYNDYWNVKGINSNFNPNSTIYIFDRYGKLLKQLNPLGQGWDGTFNGAPLPSDDYWYTVKLEDGRQAKGHFSLKR; from the coding sequence ATGAAAAAAAATTTACTTTTCTTATTTGCTTTTATATCAATAACCTGCTTTGCTCAGTTAAGTAAGACACACTATATACCACCCTTAACTTCAAATAATAATTCTGCGGTAACTCCTCAAGACCATTATATTTATATCTCTACACCTAGTACTACTATTGTTAATTTTAAAATTATAGAAATTGGTGGAAATATAATAAACGAGACTGTTAGCAACAGCAATGCGTATAAGCACTACATAGGTAGCGGTATTAATACGCAACTATTTGTCACAAGTACTTCAACGGGAGTAGTTTCAAATAAAGGTTATATTATTGAAGCTGAAGGTTTGATATTTGCTAGTGTTAGAACTAATTCAGGTAACGGAAATCAGGCGGGAGGACTACTAGCAAAAGGCAATAGTGCTTTAGGTAAGCGATTTAGAGCTGGTGCAATGTTAAACACATCAAACATCGCTGGACTACTAAATTTCTTTTCAATTTTAGCTACCGAGAATAACACAACAATAACCATTTCAAATATTCTACCTGGAACCGTTTTAGCCGACGGAACTATTTTTGATGGGCCGGAAACTATCACTTTAAATAAAAATCAAAGTTATATTTTAGCAATCGATGGGCTTTCAGGCTTCAATTTAATTGGGGCCTTAATCGAGTCCGATAAAAATATAGTAGTCAATAGTGGATCATTTGGAGGAACTAACGATCCATCAAATGCTAGCACTTCAGGAAGAGATTTAGGCTTTGATCAAATCGTTGGCGCAGATAAAATTGGCGCCGAATACATTTTCATAAAAGGAAATGGTTTTAATGCAATAGAACGTGTTTTACTCATTGCAGACGAAGATAACACTGAAATTTTTGTTAATGGAAGCCCAACTGCCGTAGAAACTATCGAAGCTGGTCAAAAATATATCTTAGATGGAAGTGCTTTTACCAATGGTAGTTTATCCATAGAAACATCTAAAAAAGTATTTGCTTATCAAAGTATTGGAGAAAATTCTAATGCTAATCAAAATTTATTTTTTGTTCCACCGCTCAATTGTTCCACCCCAAAAGTGGTTGATAATATACCTGATATAGATAAAATTGGAAATAAATTTTTTAACGGTACTGTAAATATTGTTACTGAAACTGGTGCAACGGTTGAGATAGATAATAATCCAATTGTATCAACTCCTAGACCAATTGCCGGAAATTCCAATTTTGTATTTTACTCTCTTAATTCCCTTTCGGGAAATGTTAGCATAAAATCCAGTAAGCAAGTTTATGTTTCCTATTATGGGACTAACAACGTAGCCACTTACGGAGGATATTACTCCGGATTTGACTTAAAACCTGAGATTCTATTAGAAACTAATCTATCAGTAACAGGAAACTGTATTCCAAACATAACATTAAAAACTAATCCAGATCCAGATTATAGTTTTCAGTGGATTTTTAATGGTGTTGATATTCCTGGCGCAATATCCAACAGTATTCTCCCTACACAAGCTGGTTATTACCAAGTCAGAAGAAGTATCTTAAATTGTATTTCTACATTATCCGATAAAATCCCAGTTAGCATATGTCCTCCAGATACAGATGGAGACGGGGTAAACAATAATATTGATATTGACTTAGACAATGACGGGATACTAAATACTGTCGAATCTACTTCAAATTTTATAAATCAAAGTAACACACTTTTAGGAACGAATTTTAGTGGAGTAATTACAGGAGACGGTCCTATACTGGGGAAAACTAATTGGGGATTTCTATCTATCGTACCAGCGGGAATTACAAAATCGAATACCTATAGTATGACTTTTACCAATCCACGGTCTATAAGTTTTGAGTATATTACTGCAGATACCGCCACGCAAACAACTTCCGTAAGTGAATTGGCAAATAATGACGGTGATTTTGTTTTAAGAGTTGATCCATCACAAACACTAACACTAACAGATCCGGATGGGCAACTTGAGGTAGACACTAATTATGACGGGGTTTTTGAAAGCGGCGTTAAAGAATTTTCTTCTTTCGAAATCCGATTTAGATTAAAAGGAACTACTTCGCTCTTACCCGGAACAGGTACATTTAAAATCGAATCCTATCTTGCAAAGAAAGTAGAATTTATACACTATAATCTTTCAGATATAAATTCTAATAAAGCCACTTTTGTCATCAAAGAAATAATTACAAGAGACTCTGATAATGACAGTATCACAGATGATTTAGACACCGATACTGATAACGACGGTATTCCGGATACTATAGAAGCTCAGGGCAACGTTTCCGTGGCTATGTCAAACGCCGACACGAATAAAAACGGCTTAGATAATGCCTTGGAACCTGGATTTACACCAGTAGATACTGACTTAGATGGCGTTCCAGATTATTTAGATTTAGATAGCGATAATGATGGGATTTTAGATTCAGTTGAAACTGCTACTGACTTTGATGGCGACGGTATCAAAAATTATCGTGATTTAGATAGCGATGGCGATCTTTGTAATGACGTTATCGAAGCGGGTTTTCTTGATCCTGAAGGCGATGGAAGGTATGCAAGCTCTCCATTTACAGTAGATCCAAATGGATTGATTATTGGAGCACCTTATACTACGCCAAACGCAAACTATTTAATTGCCTCACCAATACTAATTACCATACAACCACAAGCTACTCCAACATGTGAACTTCAAAACACAGTTATTAACATTGTAGATAATGCAGAAACCTATCAATGGGAATTAAATTCAGGTTCAGGCTGGAATAATATTGTTAACGATGCAACGTACTCAGGAGTTACAACAAATAGTCTAGTTCTAACAAATGTAAAAAATATAATGAATGGCTATAAATATCGCGTTCAACTAAATAAAACAGGAAATAGCTGTAAATTATTATCGGATGAAACCACTCTAATTACTAATCCGCTTCCGATTGTTAATAATATATCTATAGTACAATGCGATGATGATTTAGATGGTCTTACCGCTTTTAATCTAACCATAAAAAATGTTTATATTTCCAGCACTTCTAATTCTGAAGATTTTACTTTTTATAAAAGTTTTGCTGGAGCAAACACGGAAGATCCTTTGCAATTGATTAATGACCCTTTAGCTTTCACAAATCAAATTTCATTTAACCAAACCGTTTGGGTAAGAATTGAAAATAGCTATGGATGTTTTAGCGTAGCGCAAATTGATTTAAAAATTTCAGCCACTTCAATTCCTAACACGTTCCAAAAAACATTTGAAACTTGTGATGATTATATAGATTCCTTAAACGATGATAAAGATGGAATCGCTACTTTTGATTTAAGTAGTGTCGCAACAGATATTAATAACATACTCCCAGTAGGAAACTACACTATAAATTATTACCAAAATCAAGCAGATGCTTTATCACAACTAAATGGAATCAATGACATTACAAATTATAGGAATAGCAGTCCAAATTCTCAACAAATATGGATACGAGTAGATAGCACGTTGGACAATGCCTGTTTTGGTATAGGCCCCTATATTAAACTCATAGTAAATCCAAAACCAAAAATAGACACCAACGAAGACCATAGTCAAGATCAACTAGTTTGCTCTAATGATCCCACTTTCGTCGTAACACTCTCTGCAGGAATTCAGGACGGTTCACCGGCTACTGATTACTCCTATATTTGGTCAAAAGATGGCGTGGTTTTACCCGATACAACCCCAACAATCATTGTTAATGCTGAAGGAAATTATACTGTTGAAGTAAGCACACTTTTAGGTTGCAGTAGCACTAGGAATATAAAAGTCACCGCATCAGACATAGCGACTATCACAACTATTGCTATTGTAGATTTTACCGATATAAATTCAGTAACTATCAATGTAACCGGAAAAGGCCTATACGAATACAGTCTCGATAATCCTTCAGGACCCTATCAGACCTATAACGTATTTAGCAATGTGCCTTCCGGTATTCATGATGTGTTTATAAATGACATCAATGGTTGTGGAACTGTAAGTAAAACTATTTCAGTAATTGGGATTCCTAAGTTTTTTACTCCAAACAACGATACATACAATGATTATTGGAACGTAAAAGGAATAAATTCAAATTTTAATCCAAATTCCACTATTTATATATTCGATAGATACGGTAAATTACTAAAACAATTGAACCCTTTAGGCCAAGGATGGGATGGCACTTTCAACGGTGCGCCACTACCTTCAGATGATTATTGGTACACTGTCAAGTTAGAAGATGGGCGCCAAGCTAAAGGACATTTCAGCCTAAAAAGATAA